In Falco cherrug isolate bFalChe1 chromosome 19, bFalChe1.pri, whole genome shotgun sequence, the genomic stretch TGAGCtgcaggaaggagggggagagtccttgtccccagccaccccctTGGCCCCTTCCCTAACATCTGTCCATAGGTTGTAGGTGACCACGGCAGTGGGTCTTgttggaggaggggaagaggaggatgtTGCTGGGGCCTTTCTACAGGGAGTCATGaattccttccttctcccacaGGAACACCTTGGGGCTGAGCCAGCCGGGTGTCACTCAGGTAGGTGGACACCCTGGGGCGGCCATGTCATTgggtggggggacacagagGGACCATGgcgctccctcccagccccttctcctcccaTTGCCTACGGGGCCAGAGATGCAGCAACTGCCTGTCCAatgctggtgctgtgccagaAGCTGCAGGAGGGTGGGGAGTGCCTTACCTGGGGTCCCTGTGACCTTGCAGAAGAGCATCAGCTGCTGGTAGAGAGTGGGTGCTGACAGGTGAGCCTGGATCTAGGCAGTCACTTTTTCTGCAGCACCCAGATGAGAGTGCCAGGCTGGACAGCGGGGTCTCCCTGTTCCCACCTCTGTGGCCTGGCTGTTCCAGGCTGTGGGAGCCCcacatccctgctgccacccctaACACAGCTGTGTGACATTCCTCGTGGTGCCTGGCATtgtgtccctgctgtcccccactGCTGCCCCGACTTAGGGTGCCCCTTTTAGCCCTTTTGCTACACTGCCATCGCACCTCCTCAGCCCACCCCTATGCACCCTGCTGCACCCCCAGCACACGGTGCTGTGCTCATTGCACCCCTCTGCAGAGTTCTGGGTGCCTTCTCCATCCATGGCTACTGCCTGACCCCCATGCCTCCTCCTTGCACCTCCTGTACCCCTCACTGCACCCACTGCACCCCTCTGCAGTGCTCAGGGTGCCCCGCTGCTCCCGACTGCCACCACCACCGCGTGTCCCCCTATGCCCACTGCGCCCGTTGCTCCCCACTGTACCTTCTGCTCTCCCTGTGAGACCCAGAGCGGGTCACGGCACAACCCCCCTGCACCTACCTCACAGGGTAGCAAGGTCAGAAAGCACCACAAGGGCGAGGAGGCAGAGCCATGGCTGCCCCTTCGCACTGCTGAGCCTGGCCGCTGGCCCCTCTGTGGCGAGAGGGAACTGCAGAGCCACTGTGCTGCggccctggggctgcccagcctctGTGCCGGTGTGAGCATGGCTATGCAATGGTGATGTTTCCCCGTGACCTTCGTCCCCAAGTGCCTGGGGACACTGACCTATGGGGCTGTTTGGCAGTCTGGTGAGGGGCTCAGAGCCAGCTCTGCCCGGGAGCCTGCAGACCTGGCAGGGAGCCTGGGGATGGTGGGTGTGCATGGGGACAGGCATCAGGGATGGGTCCTGCATCCCCTGGGGCCTGCCCAGCCCTGATCACTTCTGCTGTTCTACGTGTGGTTGGGCAGTGCTGGAGCCAGTGGATCTGCACCCTGCCCGTGCAGGAGCCAGCCAGAGGGCAGCTCGGGGAGggtgtgggaagggaaagggtgCCCCAGGCATCAGTGATGGGTCAGTGGCAGCTGCTGGTACTCAGGGGGACCCTGTCAGGCTGAATGGTGTCCCCAGCCTTCCACAGCTCCATCTGACCCCAGCTCTGACCGGAACTCCATGGCTGGGGCATGCAGACAGCATCTTCTTGGCAGGCTGTAGAGGTGAAAGGTtgatgggatggggaggggagtgTCGGGGCTGAGGCCGCCCCAGCCCCGGATCCAGCCGGTTCTCATGGCCCCAGTGCCTCCCGGAGCCGGGGTTTCACCACCACATCGCCCTTCACTTCGTAGCTCAGGCTCCTCCAGCCTAAGATGGAGGGTGGCAGGCGCAGGGACTGGTAGGCAGCTCGCATCTTGTCTGGGGACAGCCCCACGTCCCACAAGTAGACATCGGCCAGCTCACCCGAGAAGGAGTTGTAGACGTCGAAGCCACCCCCGAAGgcatcctgctcctgccccagtaAGATGGCCGCCTCTGCCCCCACCGTGTAGCCCCGCTGCAGCCCCTTGCGGGGCCAGGGCTTCCCGTTGAGCCAAAACTCAGCAATGCCGGTGGCTGATTCCCAGCTGGTGCAGATGTGCTCCCAGTCCCTGTGGCCCTCGGGGACACGGAAGGTGACAAACTTGCCCCCCACGTAGAACCGGTACTCACTGGGCTTGGGCTTGAGGACGAGGATCTCATTGTCCTGCGCCTTGGTGGCGTAGGAGAAGAGGCTGTAGGGCCGGGTTAGATCGGTGTAGGACCGCAGGCACACCGTGAAGTTCTGCAGTGGCTGCCCGAGCTTGGGCCTCAGCACCACATAGGCGTCACTGGGGTCCTTCCGGAAGATGAACACCTTCCGATACAGGTCTGGGGGACGAGAGAGGGGATGCGGTGGGAGTTTGGATTGTCCTGCAGTCCCCTCTGAATGCCTCTGAGACTTCCTCCAGCCCCCCTGGGTGACCCCACCACCCTGATGTCCCCTTTGCTGACCCCAGCTTtgctccagcctcctccagACCTGCTGACTGGGCTCTGGcatggagcagagggcttggagAGCTGCTGCCAGACCCTCCCCCGacctgccctgccctgtgccccagtgctgcccctACCTTCCTGGGCCACGATCCCTGAGAGTCCGGCCAGGATGGcaagccagagctgcagctggccCATGGTCCCGGGCGCTGTGGTCAGTGCCGAAAGAGATGTCGCCttggtgcagggctgctgcccacTGGGTTTATGAGCtggagggtgggaggggaaaTGCTTCCCCCCAGTCCTGTCCCTCGCAGCCTGGCATGCCTGGGAGGAGCGATTTCATGCTGTCACATGGCGGTGCCGCAAGGCCCTGGGTCACCCGCCTGCACAGGCCTCCGCTTGGGGCTGTGCCCCGGCCACGTGCCCACTCGGGCGGTGGGGGCACCCCGACCATGTGGCTTAACCTTGGTCTTCTTGTCTCACCCCCATGGGCAAATCCCTGGTGGGAGCCAGCCGGTGTGATCCTAGCTCACCCAAGAGGCACAGGGGAAGCTGTGCTGGCTCCCTCACCCCGACCCATGGCTTGGGCATGTCCCCAGGCTCTGTTCACCCCGTCCTGGGCAAAGGGATGGGGCCCTAAGCCGGAGCCGTGGGCACCAGGTGGCAGAAGAAACGGCAGCAAAGCCGAATGGCTGAGGGTCTTGCATTGCCCGTGGGTGTCTGTGCTCTGGGCATCCCCTGAGGGTGTCCATGTGTCCTGCAGGCAGATGGGGCCTGTGCACCCGTGCGCTGTGCACCCTGCCCGGGTGCAGCCTGgttgggaaggaggaggattTCGGCTGCTCTGCGCTCAGTGGTGATGGCACTGGGTTGGGCTGTTGGGCTGCTGGGCAAGGGGTctgggctgggggtgtggggcTGTTGCAAGGATACACTGTGGGGGTCGTGGATGGCAGGGCAACAGCAGGGTGCTCTTGGCCATGGGTGGCCACCCCCTTTTTGCAGGACAACGTGGGCTCACTCCCTACCAAGTCAGTCCCTCAGTTTTCCAGGGATGAATCCCCAGGTCCCGCAGGACTTGGCTCAGCCAGGGCAGCTCcttgtgtgctgctgtgccatgccctGGACCCTGCGGGTAGGCAGATTCTGGCCCGGCCGTGGGCTTGTGCCCCTACATTGCCCCCACTCCAGCTCTCCATCCACACCCATTCTGCATCACATGTGCCTTGTGACCACACGTGTCTGTTCCTCGTGGACCATGGCTCAGATGCCTCCAGCGCTGGATGTAAATTACCCCACTTCCCACTAATAGACTGCAGAGCTTTGTTATGAACTTTTCCTGTTAATTTGGAGGCCGGAGGAGCATGTGCCTCCCACTTCCCATCCCTTGGCCCATGAGAGCCTGGCCAGAGACAATGGATGTCATGCCCCATGCCCCCTgcacctcccagctcctgccattAAACAAGCTTGGCAAGTGGCTCTGAGatgtatatattgtatataattCCCACTGCCTGATCTTGAATGTGACGCTTCTCTTGGCTTGTCAGGAGGGAGTGAAAAATCCCCTGTTGCTTCACATTGTTGCTGATTTTCCCATCTGCTGGAATTGCCCTGtggagctggggagcccaggacTGAGCCTCGGGGATCCCCACAGGCATGCGGAAGCCTGAGTCTGCTGTCATTGTAGGAGAGGTTGCCCATGATCTCCAGCAGGCCCAGGGAGTTACTACTCCCCAGGGCACTGGGGCTCTGCAAATGAGGCAGGTGGGCATCAGGCGGTGATGCATCTGCCTGACTGCGGGTG encodes the following:
- the LOC102056224 gene encoding serum amyloid P-component — protein: MGQLQLWLAILAGLSGIVAQEDLYRKVFIFRKDPSDAYVVLRPKLGQPLQNFTVCLRSYTDLTRPYSLFSYATKAQDNEILVLKPKPSEYRFYVGGKFVTFRVPEGHRDWEHICTSWESATGIAEFWLNGKPWPRKGLQRGYTVGAEAAILLGQEQDAFGGGFDVYNSFSGELADVYLWDVGLSPDKMRAAYQSLRLPPSILGWRSLSYEVKGDVVVKPRLREALGP